Genomic window (Prosthecochloris aestuarii DSM 271):
GTTTTCCAATGTGACGGGCTCAAACACAAGCAGCATAGGGCTTTTCAGAACCGGAGCGATGTATGATGGCGATCATGGCCGGGCAATCCGGTTGTATGGCCTTGATTCGCTCTTCAATAGTAATGCCTTTATACGCGACATTGTTCTTCATTCTTCCTGGTATGTATCCATTCCCACCATTCTCGAAAACCTCTTCACCTTCAATGGTCCACGAATAGGCCGCAGCAATGGCTGTTTCGTTGTTTCACCGTCGGTGATTGATGAAATAGCAGAAACGCTGAAGGAGCATGCTTTGCTCTATGCATACGGTCATACCAACGAACCCTGAGTGATAACCAGTCGGAACTCCTGAAGAGTTCGGTCATTGGTATGTTGTACAATATGTACACTTCGTTGATCCGCGATGACTGGCTTGCGTCTTTTCTCTGCTGACAACCCCTGTTGTCCGGCTCAGTCCCGATTTCGATATCCCTGTCTCTTCTAACGTTTTTTTTCCAAGCAATACGGTATCAGGACGATTGCTGCAGTGTTCGATGAAGTTTAAAGTATTGCATACAGTGCAAATGTTGACTCCCGATCTTCGCAACTCTTCACGCAACGCTTCGGAAAACGAAAGAATAAACGCTTTTGTCGCTGTATAGACAGCGTTGAATGGGTTATGGACGAAACCTTGAGAATTCCTCACCACTTCCTTTTTTTGATTTCCGGCAGCAGGGCGCGAGATGAGTTTTACGAGGGTCAGGCAGAGCATAAAGGGGTGTGCGTTTTGCCCTTTAAGATAACGTTTTGTCGAGCAATACGATCCTCGCTTCAATCTACGGGCTATCAAGTCAAGGTGCAATGGCATGAAGGGCATCTGCTGAAAATGCGTTACTTTGGTGATAACGGGAAGAGGACTGTTCTTCAGATTTTAATCGGGGAGGTGTGATGAAAGCCATATCATTGTCGGCGGCGTTTACCACGAACAGTGTGCAAGAGACGCGTGATTTTTATGTCCGGTATTTCGGGGCAAGAGTCGCTTTTGATTGCGGTTGGTATGTGAACCTCGAATTCGGCAGCTCTTTGGCGACGCTGCAGTTTATGTCACCACGTCAACCGGAGCATCTGCCCGCCAGTGGTGCGGGACTTATGTACAATTTTGCGGTTGATGATGTTGACGAAGAGTACAGGCGGCTGACGGCGGAGGGATTGCCTGTTGTTGTTCCGATCGAGGACCACCCTTGGGGGGATAGAGGATTTGCAGTTCAGGATCCGAACGCTATTACTCTCTACATCTTTTCAGAGAGGGTCCCGGACGATGAATTCCGGCAGTACTATCACTAAACGGTACGTCCTGCAAGGTTTTTTAATAAAGAAAAAATGTGCTGA
Coding sequences:
- a CDS encoding murein L,D-transpeptidase catalytic domain family protein; translation: MGLLFVVIGLGSGLLYLLQQPQVSEEAMRAATEAFEGYRAEHPDDEISAWAVVDYSKPSYARRMVIIDQATGLHRFYRVAHGVNSGTLYAREFSNVTGSNTSSIGLFRTGAMYDGDHGRAIRLYGLDSLFNSNAFIRDIVLHSSWYVSIPTILENLFTFNGPRIGRSNGCFVVSPSVIDEIAETLKEHALLYAYGHTNEP
- a CDS encoding SDR family NAD(P)-dependent oxidoreductase produces the protein MPFMPLHLDLIARRLKRGSYCSTKRYLKGQNAHPFMLCLTLVKLISRPAAGNQKKEVVRNSQGFVHNPFNAVYTATKAFILSFSEALREELRRSGVNICTVCNTLNFIEHCSNRPDTVLLGKKTLEETGISKSGLSRTTGVVSREKTQASHRGSTKCTYCTTYQ
- a CDS encoding VOC family protein, which produces MKAISLSAAFTTNSVQETRDFYVRYFGARVAFDCGWYVNLEFGSSLATLQFMSPRQPEHLPASGAGLMYNFAVDDVDEEYRRLTAEGLPVVVPIEDHPWGDRGFAVQDPNAITLYIFSERVPDDEFRQYYH